Below is a window of Paraburkholderia kururiensis DNA.
TCCGGCGACGGTGAATCAGACATGCTCAGGCTCTCCACATCGTATGCATACCGCCCTTGCGGCGGCCTTCACGGACCGCCCCGTCACGCGTCTCATACGCCGGGACCCTCGTGAGCCGGTGCGCATGCGCGCGAGGGCGTATGTGACCGGCAATGACCGCGCCACTTTAACTGAATCCCTGCGGCCCCGCATCGTGCGGAGGACGCATAGTCGCGGCCCCGAAAATGTTTAAATCGACTCTAAAGATTTATGCTGGCCGGTCGATAACCTGCTCTGATGGGCGGTGTCAACACGTACCCCGAGTACGCCCCGGCTCCGCCTCGAAGCACATCGCGCGCCCCGCGGAGCGGGCCGCGCGGAAACAGGGTTGCCGACCATACATGGAAGCGAACAGGAACACCGCGCCACGCCAGAACATACTGAGCACGGTCGTCGAGCGCCTGCGCGCGCTCGTGCGGCGGTCCCCGAGTCACCCAGCCGGCCGCACCGACGCGCCGCGCGGCGCCGGTGAGCCGGCGGGCCGCAGCCCCGCGGGCCGAAACGGCCAGGACGATGACCGCAGCGCACACAGCGGCCCGGCAGGTCGAGCCGAAATCGCCGCGCTCCCGCCCATGCCCAATCCGTTCGAGCAGGCTGCCGGCGCCGTGGACTTCCTCGCGCAGGTGGACCGCGAACTGCGCTTTCTCTATATCTCCGACGCGAGCCTGCGCTTCGTCGGCTATCACCGCGAGTATCTGGAGACGGCCACGCTGCACGACCTCGTGGCGCCCTCCGACATCGCCCGCGTCGATGCGCTGCTCGCGCGCGCCGCCCAGACGGGGGCGGTGGAAAAAGACACGCTCAATCTCGTCAAGTCGCTCACCTACCCCGTGGCCGTCGAGCTGCGCGTCGTGAGGAATCCGCACGGCGGCGTGGACGGCTACGCCATTGCCGGCTTCGACGTGTCCATCTGGCAGGCAACGCAAGTCGAGCTGACCCACGCGCTCAACCACGACAAGCTCACCGGCCTGCCCAACGTGACCGCGCTTGCGCCCGCGCTCGCCGCCGCGCAGCGCACCGCCGACGAGACCGGCCTGCCCGCCGCCCTGCTGCTGCTCGACGTGGACGACTACCAGCGCATCAATCGGGCCCTCGGCTACGACGCGGGCGACGCCATGCTCTGCGATACCGCGCGCCGGCTCACGCATCTCGCAGGCGAGCACGAAACCGTGGCGCGCGTGGGCAGCGACGAGTTCGCGATCCTGATTCCCTCGAACGCCGCGCGCCCCGACGTGACCGCCGCCTCGCTGCATGCGGAGTCGCTCGCGCGGCGCATGCTGACTTCGATCCTGCAGCCGTACGCGTACCGCGACCAGCCGGTGCATCTGTCGGCGAGCATCGGCATCGCGCTCTACCCGGACGCGCGCCACGCCGCCGACACGCCGGACAGCGCCGGCACCGCCGCGGGCGACACGCGGCTGCAACGCTGGGCCGACCAGGCGCTGCAGCAGGCCAAGGCCGCGGGCGGCAACACGCTCGCCTTTCACGTGCCCGACAACGACCCGAGCGACGCCCAGCGCCTCAAGCTCGAATCGGACCTCTACGACGGCGTGCGCAACGGCGAGTTCTCGCTGCACTTCCAGCCCATCACGAGCAGCCAGACGCGCGGCGTGGTGGGCGTGGAAGCGCTGATCCGCTGGCAGCATCCCGTGCATGGACTCGTGCCGCCTTCGATGTTCATTCCGCTCGCCGAGTCGGTGGGGCTCATCAACTACCTCGGCAACTGGGTGTTGCGCGCGGCCTGCATGCAGTTGATCCAATGGGACGCCCAGGGCATCGCGCTGCAATACGTAGCCGTGAACGTCTCCGCGCAGCAGTTCCGCAATCCGCGCTTCACCGACAGCGTGCGCGAAGCCATTCGCCTCACGGGCCTCGACCCGTGCCGGCTCGTGTTCGAGATTACGGAAAGCCTGCTCATGCACGACCCGGCGCACGCAAAAGTGCTGCTGGAGGAATTAACGGCCATCGGCATCCGTTTTGCCGTGGACGACTTCGGCACCGGCTACTCGAGCCTCGCGTACCTGCAACGGTTTCCCCTCGCGAAACTCAAGATCGACCGGAGCTTTGTCGAAAATCTGCTAACCTCGCGCAACGATCAGGCCATCGTCAACGCGGTGGTGGGTCTTGCGCGCACACTGGACCTCGAGCTCGTGGCCGAAGGCGTGGAGACCGAAGCCCAGCGCACGTTGCTGACCGAGATGGGCTGTGACCACATACAGGGATGGCTCGTGTGCAAGGCGCTGCCCTCCGACGAGCTCGCTCAGCGCTTCGAAGCGCGCGAACTCCATCTCCATGCGGCGGCCTGATGCGTGCAGCAGATCATATCGACGGCCGGCGGCGGTGCCTTGGGGCGCAGGCGGCCGGACCAGGACAGGCAAGGCTTTCGCGGAATTGACATGGGGCAGATGGTAAAGGCAGCGGTACTCGACAGGCTATGGGCGCGCATGAACGAGCGCGGCGATTTCCCGATGCTGTCGCAGTCGCTGCGCACGACGGTGGCGGCGATGGGCAACGACGACCTCGACTTCGCCGCGCTCGTGCAGGTCGTGCTCTCCGATTTCGCGCTCACGCAGAAAGTGCTGCGTCTCGCCAACTCGGCCATGTACATGGCGTTCGGCGGCAACATCACCACCGTCACGCGCGCGCTGATGGTGCTCGGCATGGACGCCGTGGGCCACCTCGTGGTGGGCCTCAAGCTGGTCGATCACTTCCATCATTCCGCACCGCGCCGCATCGACGCCAAGCTCGAACTGAACCGCACCATGCTGTCGGGCTGCGTCGCGCGCAAGCTCACGGAGCACGGCGACCTGCGCGTGGGCGAAGAAGCCGTGGTCTGCACGCTGATGCGCCAGGTGGGCAAGCTGCTCGTCGTGTTTTATCTGGAAGCGGAGTGGGACCAGATTCGCCGGCGCTGTATGGACGGCGCCGACGAGAGTGAAGCGAGCGTCGCCGTGCTGGGCGTCACGTTCGACGAACTCGGGCTCGAAGCGGCCTCGCGCTGGCGCCTGCCTGAAACGATCCGCGCGGGCATGAGCCATTACGACCCGCACGCCACCGACGAACAGCGCTCTATCCAGTGGCTGCGCGCCACCACCAACTATTCAACCGACGTGGCGAGCGTGTTGATTGCGCCCGACATCGATCCGCGCGAACGCGAGGCGCACATCACCGAACTCGCGCACCGCTACAGCCGCGCCCTCGCCACCGACCCCGAAGTGCTCGTGGAAATGAGCGTGGCTCTCGCGCGCGAGGAAGCGGGCGAAGGCGTGATGCGCGAAATCATGGAACTGCGGGCCAACGCCGACGCGATTGCACGCGAAGCGCTGGACCCCGAAGCGCGCATTGCCGCCGGCGTCGCGGACCTGCGGGCACTGCCGCCCGACAACTCGTTGCAGCTCGCGCTTGCGCTCGCCTCCGAAACCGTGCTCGCAGGACTTGGCTTCGCACGCACCGTCGTGTTCGTGCGGCGCGGCTCGAACGCCTTCGAGGCGAAATTCGGCTTCGGCCCAGGCGTGGAGCAGGCACTGCCGAAGCTCGCCTTCGACGCCGCATTCCAGCCGGACGTATTCCATCTCGCGATTGCGAACGCCGTGGGCATCTACATCGAGAACGCGCGCGACCCGAAGATCGTGACGCGCCTGCCCGCCTGGTTCCGCCATACCTTCGACGACGCCCGCGCGTTCGTGCTGCTGCCCGTGGCGGCCGAAGGCGGCGCGCCGGTCGCTCTGCTCTACGGCGACTGGAACGACGCACACGAGCCGCGCAAGATCACGCCGCAGGCAATGAGCGCGCTCAACGAACTGGCGCGCGAACTGGGGCGCTTCTTCGTGTCGGTGCCGGCGCAGGAAATCGAGGTGCAATAGCGCGGCGCGAGGTGCGGCGCCTGAGGTGCTACTTGAGGCGCCATACGCGCCGCGATTGCCGCGGCGCGCGTTCCGCTCAGTTGCTCATTCCTTCTCCACGGAGCGATCAGTCTTCGATCCGCTCCAGCCCTTCCGCTTCGGCATGGTGGTCCGCCATACCCGCCCATTCACCGGCAGCAAGCGCCAGCGCGGCAGCGGTGCTTGTCGTGAAAGGCGCAAGCTCCGCGCAGACGACATCGACCTCGTCCCACGCCGCGCGCTCCAGTTGTTCCACCACCGTCAGCAGACGACCCAGCGGGCCTGCGCGATGCAGAATGGCCTCGCGGATCGTGCGTGACATCGTGAGCGCGTCGAGCGTACTTTCCAGCGTGCCGCCGAACACCGCATCGACGAACGAGAACACGCCCACGAGAAACGCGGCATCCGCCACGTCGCGGCCTGCTTCGGGCAACTGGCCGACCGCCAGCTCCATGAAGCGCGCGCGCGTGGCCGCGAGTTGCAGCAGCGGATCGTCTTCGAGCGAGACCTTGCGACCGTCGGCGTAGAGCAGCAGCTGGGTCCAGCGTGCAATACGATTCGTTCCCGTGGCGTTGATGGCCTCGCGCAGCGTCGTGACCTTGTGACCCAGGCCGAATGCGCTCGAATTGGCAAGGCGCATCAGATGCATGACGAGCACCGGGTTCAGCTTCAACTCGGCTTCGAGCTGCGCCACCGTCGGGTCCGCGGACAGCAGTTTCAACAGGTTGAGCAGCGCGTGGCGCGGCGCGCTAGGCCGACGCGTGCTCGATGCATGCGGCAGCGCGAAAAAGTAGCCCTGGAAGCGGTCGAAGCCAAGGTCGCGCGCCAGTTCGAAGTCGGCCTGCGAATCCACGCCGAGCGCAATGAGCAGCTTGCCCGCGGACTTCAGCACGCTCGCGAATTTCGGCAACAGCGCGCGCGAAATGTGGCGCAGGTCGATCTTGACCGCCTCGGCGTAGGGCAAGAGCTTCGCAAGCGTTTCGTCAGCCTGCGTCACCCCATCCAGCACGAAGCGATAGCGGCGCGCGTGCAACGTGACGAGACGCGCGATGAGTTCGCTGTCCACTTCGATGTCGGGCGCGAGTTCGAACGTGAAGCGCTCGGGCGGAATACGCTGCACGAGTTCGTCGAGGAGCACAGCGCGCGTTGCGTCGACATAACCCGCGTGGCCGGCAAGCGCACCGCGCACGTCGCGATGCGTGAGCGCCTCGATGAAGGCCGCCGCCGCACGCCGTTCGCGGCGGGCGAGACGCAGCTCGGGAGTGTCGTCGTCGTCATCGCTGTCGCTGTCGTCATGCTCGGGCGCGACGATGCGGTTTTTGAACTCGAACGCGCAGAGCATGCCGTCGCGATCGAGTATGGGCTGACGCGCGAACGTCACCTCGTAGCCGCCGTGCTGCCTGCTCGATTCTTCACCCGTCTCGGCCGCTGCTCCTGCGGCTGCTCTCATCGTCATTGCGGTCCCCCGAAAGGCGCGCGGCGCCTCGACTTCTTGCGTGAGTTTTGTGGTGGTGTGTGCGGCTTTTTAGTGTCTTGCGGCGCTTACGTGTTTGCTTCGATGCAGTGTGGCGCCGCGTGCGTACGGGCGACGTGTGAATCGTTTGCGAGCCGCGAAAACAAGGTCAAATTCTATCCTGGCGAGGTGGGTGGTGGCAGCGGAGGGCCGGTAATTTCAGCCTGTTTTGCGGCGTGGTTTTGCGCGCTTTGCGTGCCTTCGATTGGCTTACGTTTGCGCGAAAACATCACGACGTTACGTTCGGGATTACGGCATGGTTGGGGGAAGGTTGAGGGTGGGGATGGGTCTTTGCAGAGGGTATGGAAAGGGAGGCGATGGTTTCGGGGAGGTGGCGTGGTGGAATATCCTCGTGCGGCCATGATGCGTCGCTCGCCTTGGGCAGGAGTTCGACATTCGGGTGTCGGCTATTGACTAGCTACCGGTCGTCCGTACCCGGATGGCACATCTAGCATCGTCGGCAATGGCAGTATTATTTGGTGACACGTCTACAGCAGGCCGCCTTCTGAAGTTCTCGCGACATGTCATGCCGGCGTGAGAACGGCATAGACAACGCCGACCGAGAGATTAAATGCTCATAGATCTAGACGAATTGGTATCGGAGTGCCCGGATCCGCGTTCGAGGAAATATATCCGCGAGGCGGTGCAATGCTATAAAGCGGGGGCCTATCGATCAGCAGTGGTTTCGTGCTGGATAGCCGTCGCCTTCGACCTAGTAGACAAGATTCGCGAGCTGGCTGCGTCGGGCGATGCGATGGCCCAAGAAGCGATATCGAAATTCGACCGTGCTCGACAGGATGGGGATGTAAGGGCGGCGCTGACTTTTGAGAAGGACCTATTGACGGTGGCCCGTGACAGGTTTGAATTCATTTCCCCCATCGAATATATCGACCTAGAGCGCCTCGTCGATGACCGCAACAGATGTGCGCACCCGTCACATGTGTCCGATATGGAAGTCTTCGAAGCCTCTCCCGAACTCGCCCGATTACATATTGTCAACGCCACCCGCTACGTGCTTTCCCAACCTGCGGCCCAGGGAAAGCAGGCACTGGCCCGTCTCCAGACGGAACTGGATTCGAATTTTTTTCCAGCCAAGCGCAAAGACATGGTCGTGTTTCTGCGTGCTGGACCACTGGCAAAACCGAGAGAGTCGCTGATTCGAAACTATCTGAGCATTTTGCTAAAACGCCTACTGAAGGAGGTTGACTCCGATTTTGAACGGCGATTACGGGCGACAAACGCACTTTTCGCGGTCGCGGAATTACATCCTGAGCCGTGGAAGCGTCTAGTACGCGAGCTATTGAGCAACGTGATACCTACGCTTCAGGACGATGCACGACTCGCTAAGGCAGTGAGCTTTCTTGGAGCAAAGCGCGGTGCCGAGCTTTGGGCGTACGTCGGCGTGGCAGATCGCCTTCGTCTGATGACGTTCGTGGAAAATCTACCCACTGATTTTCTTGACGATATAGATGACCTCCTCAAGGAAGAGACCTTACCGCTATACGCTTCAGCATTGTCAAGGGTGCGGCATGCGACGGCCGAGGAACTGTTAAACCAAATGTGGTTCGATACGCCGGCACCAGTGATCGATCGCTTAATTGTTCTTTATCGAACAGTTAATAATTTTGCAGAAGCAAATGAATTCGCGAAGAAGCTGAGGTATCCGCTTATGGACTCCGCGCAGCCCGAAAAACATTTGAGCCAGATGATACAAGTTGCGGTCAAAAACAATCAGGTGAGACACAGCAATCAATATCCAGTCTTGCTGCAAGAGTTTGCCGATAATAAGTCCATAGAGCGTGAACGCGTTAAGCAGCTACTCCGCGACGCGGGGATCGAGGACATTGTTGACCAGCTTTGAGCTGCAATAACCCGCGCTTAATCGCTAGTTCAGCTTTCGATTTACCAAAGTGAGCGGCCGTTGGCCTTTGCAAGCAGTCGTTAGGCAGACCGTAAGTCGAAAGACCGCTTCGAGTCGTTAAGCATCTCCCCCAAAAAGAAGCCGGCCGCCTCCCGCGGCCGTCCTCCCTGCCAAACAACCCGCAAGCCCCCCTACTTCACCACCACCTTCACATCAAAATACTTCCCCGCCAGCCGGTCGATCGTCCCATCCGCCTTCAGTTCCTTGAGCGCTCCGTTCAGCGCGTCCTTGAGCGCCTTGTCACCCTTGCGCACGCCGAAGCCCACGCCGGCGCCCAGCAGTTTTTCGTCGCTCACGGGCGGCCCCGCGAACTCGAAGCCGGCGCCTTGCGGACGCTTGAGGAAGCCCTTCGATGCCGCCTCCGCGTCCTGGAACGATGCATCCAGCCGGCCCGCCGCGAGGTCGGCGTAGATCTGGTCCTGCGTCTGGTAAGGCACCACGTCCACGCCCGCGGGCGCCCAGCGCGCCTTCGCGTAGGTCTCCTGGATCGTGCCTTGCAGCACGCCCACGTGCTTGCCCTTCAGCGACGCGGCCGTGGGCTGCAGGCCGCTGCCCTTCTTCGCGATCATCTGGTTGGGGATGGTGTAGATGGGGTCCGTGAAGTCGATCGCCTGGCGCCGCTGGTCGGTGATCGTCATGTCCGAATTGATCGCGTTGAACTTGCGTGCCTCGAGTGCCGGGATCAGGCCGTCGAACGAATTCTCGACCCACACGCACTTCGCCTTCAGCTTCGCGCACACGGCGTTGCCGACGTCGACGTCGAAGCCTTGCAGAGCGCCCGCCGGCGTCTTCGATTCGAACGGCGCGTACGACGCCTCCAGGCCGAAGCGGATTTCCTTGATGTCGGCGGCCATCGCGCCGCTCGTTGCCACGGCCGCTGCGCCGAACAGCGCGCAGGCGGCCATACTCTTCCAGTTCAATTTCGAGTTCGATTTCATGAAGCAGCCCTTTGCGGGATCAAT
It encodes the following:
- a CDS encoding EAL domain-containing protein, whose amino-acid sequence is MPNPFEQAAGAVDFLAQVDRELRFLYISDASLRFVGYHREYLETATLHDLVAPSDIARVDALLARAAQTGAVEKDTLNLVKSLTYPVAVELRVVRNPHGGVDGYAIAGFDVSIWQATQVELTHALNHDKLTGLPNVTALAPALAAAQRTADETGLPAALLLLDVDDYQRINRALGYDAGDAMLCDTARRLTHLAGEHETVARVGSDEFAILIPSNAARPDVTAASLHAESLARRMLTSILQPYAYRDQPVHLSASIGIALYPDARHAADTPDSAGTAAGDTRLQRWADQALQQAKAAGGNTLAFHVPDNDPSDAQRLKLESDLYDGVRNGEFSLHFQPITSSQTRGVVGVEALIRWQHPVHGLVPPSMFIPLAESVGLINYLGNWVLRAACMQLIQWDAQGIALQYVAVNVSAQQFRNPRFTDSVREAIRLTGLDPCRLVFEITESLLMHDPAHAKVLLEELTAIGIRFAVDDFGTGYSSLAYLQRFPLAKLKIDRSFVENLLTSRNDQAIVNAVVGLARTLDLELVAEGVETEAQRTLLTEMGCDHIQGWLVCKALPSDELAQRFEARELHLHAAA
- a CDS encoding HDOD domain-containing protein; its protein translation is MVKAAVLDRLWARMNERGDFPMLSQSLRTTVAAMGNDDLDFAALVQVVLSDFALTQKVLRLANSAMYMAFGGNITTVTRALMVLGMDAVGHLVVGLKLVDHFHHSAPRRIDAKLELNRTMLSGCVARKLTEHGDLRVGEEAVVCTLMRQVGKLLVVFYLEAEWDQIRRRCMDGADESEASVAVLGVTFDELGLEAASRWRLPETIRAGMSHYDPHATDEQRSIQWLRATTNYSTDVASVLIAPDIDPREREAHITELAHRYSRALATDPEVLVEMSVALAREEAGEGVMREIMELRANADAIAREALDPEARIAAGVADLRALPPDNSLQLALALASETVLAGLGFARTVVFVRRGSNAFEAKFGFGPGVEQALPKLAFDAAFQPDVFHLAIANAVGIYIENARDPKIVTRLPAWFRHTFDDARAFVLLPVAAEGGAPVALLYGDWNDAHEPRKITPQAMSALNELARELGRFFVSVPAQEIEVQ
- a CDS encoding EAL and HDOD domain-containing protein gives rise to the protein MTMRAAAGAAAETGEESSRQHGGYEVTFARQPILDRDGMLCAFEFKNRIVAPEHDDSDSDDDDDTPELRLARRERRAAAAFIEALTHRDVRGALAGHAGYVDATRAVLLDELVQRIPPERFTFELAPDIEVDSELIARLVTLHARRYRFVLDGVTQADETLAKLLPYAEAVKIDLRHISRALLPKFASVLKSAGKLLIALGVDSQADFELARDLGFDRFQGYFFALPHASSTRRPSAPRHALLNLLKLLSADPTVAQLEAELKLNPVLVMHLMRLANSSAFGLGHKVTTLREAINATGTNRIARWTQLLLYADGRKVSLEDDPLLQLAATRARFMELAVGQLPEAGRDVADAAFLVGVFSFVDAVFGGTLESTLDALTMSRTIREAILHRAGPLGRLLTVVEQLERAAWDEVDVVCAELAPFTTSTAAALALAAGEWAGMADHHAEAEGLERIED
- a CDS encoding ABC transporter substrate-binding protein; protein product: MKSNSKLNWKSMAACALFGAAAVATSGAMAADIKEIRFGLEASYAPFESKTPAGALQGFDVDVGNAVCAKLKAKCVWVENSFDGLIPALEARKFNAINSDMTITDQRRQAIDFTDPIYTIPNQMIAKKGSGLQPTAASLKGKHVGVLQGTIQETYAKARWAPAGVDVVPYQTQDQIYADLAAGRLDASFQDAEAASKGFLKRPQGAGFEFAGPPVSDEKLLGAGVGFGVRKGDKALKDALNGALKELKADGTIDRLAGKYFDVKVVVK